A window of the Canis aureus isolate CA01 chromosome 29, VMU_Caureus_v.1.0, whole genome shotgun sequence genome harbors these coding sequences:
- the LOC144301324 gene encoding proto-oncogene FRAT1-like, protein MPCRREEEEEAGEEAEGEAEEEEEDSFLLLEQSVTLGGSGEVDLLVAQIGETLQLDAAQDSPASPCAPPGPPPQPPRPPAAVRADKARPPALPLLLPPAPAEAVGPAPPGALRCALGDRGRVRGRAAPYFVAELAAGPSALSPLAPQPGLDGPSGADKRAAPQPLSGPCRRGWLRGAAASRRLQQRRGPQPESRTGDDDPHRLLQQLVLSGNLIKEAVRRLHSRRLQIHAKLPQRPLSGPLSAPVHEPPSPRSPRAACSFSGASGRRAQPRTGDGVPVPGS, encoded by the coding sequence ATGCCGTGccggagggaggaggaagaggaagccgGCGAGGAAGCGGAgggggaggcggaggaggaggaggaggacagctTCCTCCTGCTGGAGCAGTCGGTGACGCTGGGCGGCTCGGGCGAGGTGGACCTGCTGGTGGCCCAGATCGGCGAGACGCTGCAGCTGGACGCGGCGCAGGACAGCCCGGCCTCCCCGTGcgcgcccccggggccgccgccgcagcccccgcggcccccggcggCCGTGCGGGCGGACAAGGCCCGGCCCCCCGCGCTGCCGCTGCTTCTGCCGCCCGCGCCGGCCGAGGCGGTGGGCCCGGCGCCCCCGGGGGCCCTGCGCTGCGCCCTCGGGGACCGCGGCCGCGTGCGGGGTCGGGCTGCGCCCTACTTCGTGGCCGAGCTCGCCGCGGGCCCCAGCGCGTTGTCGCCGCTGGCCCCTCAGCCCGGCCTTGACGGGCCCTCGGGAGCGGACAAGCGGGCCGCCCCGCAGCCGCTGTCGGGCCCGTGCCGGCGGGGGTGGCTGCGgggcgccgccgcctcccgccgcctCCAGCAGCGACGCGGGCCCCAGCCCGAATCCCGCACCGGCGACGACGACCCGCACCGGCTCCTGCAGCAGCTGGTGCTCTCGGGGAACCTCATCAAGGAGGCGGTGCGGAGGCTTCATTCGCGACGGCTGCAGATACACGCAAAGCTTCCCCAGCGCCCGCTCTCCGGGCCGCTGTCGGCCCCGGTGCATGAGCCCCCGTCTCCCCGCAGCCCTCGGGCGGCCTGCAGCTTCTCCGGCGCGTCCGGGAGGAGGGCGCAGCCCCGAACTGGCGACGGCGTTCCTGTCCCTGGCAGCTAA